CTTGTTGCTCTGTATCTTTGTTATTATTGGACTCAAATTTTTGGATGATCTGGTGGATATGATGGAGTGTCATTGTGGCTTCAGTGTATGTTTCTCTGATTACTAGTGAGATacagaacatcttttcatgtatttattggctATGCAGATTTCCTGTTCTGAAAACTGTCTCTTTATCccctttgcttatttgtttgaaGCGCTGTCTTTTTCTGaatgatttgtaagagttctcaGCTTAATgtctttgagcatctttttttgaGCATCTATTTTGTTGGTTACATTATCTCTTTGTGACCTTGTCTTTGCACTTTAGGGCATTTGACAGAGATTGAATGATTAATTCTATTGAATGTAATAGAATCttttgatattttcctttatagtttgTGTTTTCTGAGTCTTGTTTAATAAAATCCTTCACTCTTCTAAGGTCAGAAAGATAGTCTCTTCTAAATATTTGGCTTTTTTACATTTAGTCTTCAATTACATGGAATTTATTTGTaatatggtgtgaggtaatgATATGATTCTTTCCCTCCATCAAGCATGGATTTTAGCTCAGGACTGTTTTATTAGTGCATCCATTTCTCACTGGTTTGTAATGACATCTCTGTACTGAGCTTTCGTAGATATATGCCGTGTTGTGTTGTTACTTCTGTAAttaaaacttttagttttattgtatcTTCCATATTTAGTTCAGTACCTTCACGTTTctagtcatttctttttatatatgttcGTTCATTCAACCAGTCAGTCAAGAAATAACTGATGAAATTGCCTGTGACATGCCAGGCGTATTACTAGGCACTGAGATACAGCTGTAAATAAAACCTGAAGGACACCTCCTCAATTTCTAGTGGAGGAAGAACACACAATAAACACTATCCACTAACTTAATAACATATCCAAAGATGACGAAGGGCTACATAGATAACTTTATGAGGAAATATGTATTTAGGGGAGAGGTGGGGCGGTACAGTAATTTATAGAGGGGTCAGGAAAGGCCCGACTGGTAAGAAACCTGGAGAATGGGAGGGAGTAAGTCAAGTGGTCATCGCTGAGGGAGGAGAGTTACAGGCAGAGGAGGGGCCAGTGCCAGGCTCTGCGGTGGAGCATACCTGGCATCTGAGTCAGCATTTGGCCCTACTTAGCTGATAGTCTGGGATCACTCAGTTATCTGGAGGGCAAGACCTCCGTTTTATTGTCTGCTGATTTCCATTTCTGATGCATCTTCAGGCTTACCTACTTGGGGTTATAAATTCATCTTCAGCGGGGTTCGAGAAATGAGTCTCCAggctggttttgtttgtttcttccagGCGCTCGGGTCCGAGCCTAAATGGATGGTATAGATCTAGACATCACACTGCGTGTGCACAGGCCTGTGATACAGCTTTCCACGCAGTCATCATTCCCTTCTGGATCCCGGCTTGGCCGTTCAGGCTTCTCTTGCAGCCTCTGGGGAACATCCTGGTTTCATGCAGGGGCTTCACATCTAGTTCTCTGTTCTGCACAAGGTGAAGAATCCAATTCTGGATTCAGAGACACTCAGGCCACCCACAGAACCAACCAGAACTGGGCTTCTCCTGCATCAACACACATGCTTTCCACTTCGGGTTTTAGCTTATTTCTGATTTCTGGCCCTTGGGATTTCCTTCTCTCGGGAACTCAGCTGTACACGTAAAAGGATATTTGTTATAATTTATCTAATATTTGAAGCAGAAGGGTTTTCAGATTATCAGTCATGTTACTGGAACCAAAAACTCCTTCCACTGATCCCATTAGTGGTCTCAGGAAGTGCCGATGGGGTAATCGGTTAGGTAATGAGAGATTCAGCTTAGCAGAAATTCTAGGATGTTCCTCGAACATGGGTGGCAAACACCTTTAGGTTCAAAGACCCTGTAGACTTTCCTagattattattggtggtgggtGGGGGAGCTAGATGCCTGTGTTCACGTTTTCGTAAATTCGAGAtgctctttttcttactgatgggGAGTCCCTATTCCTGTTTTTCTAAGTGCATATAATTGTTCCAGTAACTTACCAAACTCCTTTTAGTCTGCATTTATGCAAACCTAATTTGATATACTGATACGTTAAGTAGACTGAGCCATTCTTGGTATTCCTGGAACAAAAACTGCTTGGTGCATTTATCCTTTGTGCATTTGAGAATtcagtttgcttatattttgaGTACAGATTTCTGTGATGAATCTTGTTTGTTTCACAGACTGCTTTTAGGTAGCTCATCTTTTTCTCCTAGGAATAATTTGTGAAAAAGAACTATTTACAACTAAAGTTTGAAGATTTAAGTATGCTTCCCTCCCCCTCAGATTCCAGTAATCCTTTGGGGGAAGCTCTGTATAAACGATCCCAATTTATTTCTCAGCTGTTATCAGGTTATCTGATTTGTTCTTGTCTAATTTCTAACAgtgtttatattaatatttcaaagAACCATGTTTTAATTGTTATTAGTTAGAAGAGGAACTCTTTTTGGTACTTTACTAAAGGTATGAACTTTTAACTTGACAGTGTGCTAAAGGTTTTATTATGGagtctttttatttctcccttggTCCTATTTTTAGAGAAgtatattgtttaaaattttttttcattttttttgttagtACGATTTGAATGTGCtatgaatttaaaatgtattttcttcttaaCAATGACAAAATATTACAGCTAAAATTTTACCTCATCAGTTATTCTTTCTAAAAAGCTTTACTATCTTTTCTGCCATTCTAGTTTAATTTCCATTACGGATATCAGGGGTAATTTTCTACTAGAGTTGTCACTTTACTCTTGTACTTTTGAGTTACagtgttgaacatattttctaattgtaaaatgtaaaaagagCATGCTTTTGTTAATGTAGAAATATCTAAAGAGAATTATTAACACACATTCCAGAAATATAATTCAGTAGTCACGTTTGAAACATACAGTTTCCAGAATTGGAATAATTAATTTATACATTGTTTTGTGATAGTTTTGGtatatggtaaatatttttgtttttaaatgttctcCAAGAACATGGATTTTAGTGTATCTGTATATTCTCAGTCTGTTACAAATAGCTTATCTCCTTGGACCTTTGTTAGTAAGTGAAGAGAGCACAGAGGTTTGTCTGTCTTTACCTGGACCTTTGTCCATTACATTATCTCCCAATAGTGTGGATCTTAAACTGCTGCTGATTTTATAAGCTTTTgctcagcattttaaaaagagtgcTCATAGTgagatatatttttttgtttcaacaTTTCCTTTTAATAGAGAAATATGGTATCTTCACATGTGGTATTTATTTGGTGCCGTCTTAacgttttgcttttttatattgGTTATATTTATCCATAAACTTATATATACtttctacatttataaaaataattttcatctatattttttgaaaataaatttgtaaggTGATCTATTTAAAACTACTCCTAATTTGATTTTAAGGAAATGATTATCATTACCCTTTGTATATAACTAGGCCAAAGTAATAACTTTGGATTTCTacttgaagaaaaacatttttttttcactcttaccTTCAGATATTATTTCAGTaggtatttttatttgcattgttttatgtaaactgtctcttcaataattggtcaTACTGTTACTTGGTAACATAGTCTTTAAATTCTCTATCCCATTTGTAAGTTTTCTGAAACTTGGATGATATGGAAGGAGAGGTATTTGGTGTGAGTACCTTTGCTGGTAAAGAAACCTGTCTGAACCCTTTCATTTGGGTGTCTAATAATGGTGTTACAGAAGATTATCTGAGGGAACCTCTTTTTCAAGTCCTTTGTGTAAACATTTACTTTCAGCTGAGCTGTTTGCAAAATTTCCTTTGATCTAGTTCATCACCATTGCCACATTTTTTTGTGTCATCTCTCCTGAGTCTTTACTTGTGCAGGTTGCTTTTAGATACTGGTCCCTAGGTCTGTTCTCTGGTTCTTCTCACACGGCATTAGGTGTttgaagtttgttctttttcagacgTCGTGTAGTCACTTCTTGCGTGTGTTGGGAGGTGCCGTATCATTGCAGCCTTTTACTGTTCTTCAAAAAATGGATTAGCTGTTCTTTAAATTTGGCTCGTGACTTTCCATTTCAGGATTCTGAGTGTTCTCTGGTTCCTTTCTGTATGTATGTAGCTATTTTCATACCTGAAAACTTCTTCATTGGCCCTAGACTTTTTCTTGTTGTTAACTTCTTCTTCTTTGAGTTTATCTTCACCTGGTTCCGCTAAATAATATTAGATTAAAATTTGAAACTAAGTGTGGACTCAGACGTCATTTAATTGGATATTGCAGTATTGTgttttataagaaatatgtatttggtcattcagatgacaAAAAATATTTGGTCTTTACTCATAGTTTCccaaatccttggaatttcctaggTGTTGGGAGTGATTtaaagtgtcttttgttatgttaatgaggtgacttggACTGCACCTAAGGACGGGCTGGTTGCAGGTGGAGCCAACCACGAGATGAGAGGGTTGGAACCTTCAGTCTCAGCCCCGACCtccggggcgggggggagggactGGAAAGTGAGTCAGTGGCCAGTGACTGAATCATctgtaatgaatgaatgaagcctcTGTAATGAAGCCGCCATCAGCATCCCAAAGGATGGGGTTTGGGGTGCTGCTGGGGCAGTGGCGCCTGGAGAGGGCAGGGAAGCACCAGGCCCTTTCCCACACACCTTGCCCTGtgcctcttccatctggctgttcccgaGTTACAGCCTTTTATAAACCGGTGATCTAGTCATCTGTGAGCCACTCTCGCTAACTAATTGAACCCGAGGGAGGGAGTCCtggggaacctctgatttacagcCAGTTGTTCACAAGCACAGGTGACGACCCGGACTTGCGTCTGAAATCGGGTTAGGGGGTTAGCCTGTGGACTCTGGGTGGATGGTGTCAGAATTTACTTGGATTCTTAGATACCCTGCTGGTGACCAACTGCTTGTTGGTGTGGAGAcgctccaccccttccccaacacacacaggtGGGTCCAGGAGCCAGTTTAGATGTTAATCCACCTGAATTGTCACCTTTGTGTAGCAAAGTATAAGGTTAGGAGTACTTCTTTAGTAGTGATGTGAAACAATCAGTGTGGGTCTTGGTAATAAGAAAAATGATCAGGGCAGCTTGGCCACGTCTCTGCCTCACTTTCTGCACTGTACTTGTTACATCCCAGCACTGCTCTTATTTCCTTCCTAGTGGAAGAGAAAGCCAACACCCACCTCCTCTTGGGCATGTGCCTAGACAGCTATGCCCGCTACCTTCTGTTCTCCAAGCAGCCATCACAGGCACAAAGGATGTATGAAAAAGCTTTGCAGATTTCTGAAGAAATACTAGGAGAAAGACACCCACAGGTAAGGGAGGAAAACAGAAGGACTGTAAGACAAGGTTTCAGAATCCAGAAATAAGAAATGGGGACAGATAGTCAGCAGGTGGCCCAGGTACATCCCCCTCCTCGTGCCCGACCACCCCTCCCCTGCGCCCAACTGCTTGTTTCTAGAAGGATTTGAGGCTGCTGCTGAGTTACTTGGGTCTGCCCAGCAGGGCTTACGTGAGGATTGGTTTGCACAGCACGGTATTTTAGGTATTGAATCTTATGAAAATCTTACGAGGAACAGGTTAACACATGCAGATCCTCACCTCCTGAGCCCCACCGATAAAATGCCAGGGGAACATAGGGGGAAAAGGACGGTGGGACtgcattaaacaaaattaaaaaccactgacATAGAATTTAAGCACAGCATGCAGAGCCTTCTGTTAGAACGGTAAATCATCTGTTTTGTCTTAAGAGGTAAGAAATGGGTCCCTTTGTGAATGCTTGGTACCCCCCAGCCTAGGACATGAAAGTTCTAACTGGACTGCACATGCCCCAGGGCTGCGAGCAGACGAGCAGGGCAAATTGCTGGGCTGTGAGTTATCTTCAGGAGCGGGGGTTTAGAGCACCCCTTCACGGGGTAGCGCTGAGAAGTTAAGAGCACGACAGACATGGAATTCGAATCACCAGGTACTAGAACCGGGGCCTGAAGTGGAGGTGGCGGTGAGGCCCGCCGTGCTTAGCGCCACAGCGTTTTGTAGACTCGTGGGAACTTTTGCAAGAGCAGTGGCGGGcctcttcttcttcctgaagGACAGGAGCGACGTCGTAGTACAGTACGGCTCCGAGGCCGGCTTCTCAGGGGTGCTGAACCTTGAACAGAAGGGGATCAGATTCTGTCACTTCTTTTTGCTGTTATTGTTCATTTGCTGCTTCTCCTTTGATAATTAGTTAGCGTCATACGTAATATTCACCCTGTTACCTAGTGTCTAGATTTGTATCATTTTCCAGAGGGTCAGGCTGATGCTGTGCAGTGGGAATGATCAGTGCACCCGACTTGCTGACGCCCTGACCTTTGCTGGACGGCCAGGCAAGGCGACCCCTTCAGTGCACCCACAGCTCGTCAGACTCCGCGCTGACGCTCGAGCTGTGGAGGTGTCTGCAAGCAGCAGCTGCCTGTGTTTCCTCCCCTGTGTAGACCATCGTGCTGCTGAGCGACCTGGCCGCCAGCCTGGATGCGCAGGGCCGCTCGGACGAGGCGTGTGTTCACGCGCAGAGGGCCTCGGACCTGGCGAGGCAGGGGGAGCACCCTGAGCTCCACGTGCTGCTCCGCAACCTGGCTGCGGTGCTGACGCACGGAGGTGCGGAGCGCGGGGCTGGGCGGGCGGGCGGCCGGCCTCGGGAGGGGTGCGTGGCGTTGAGGGGGGCAGTGAGGCCAGGGTGCTCCCGAACCCACGGGCCAGTGGGGAGAGACGCAGGGGAGGCGCCGTCGGGCCCGGCTCACGTCCCGCCTGTCGTCCTGCCCTGCCGGCCCATCAGGCACATCGAGGTGGAAACGTCTGCCGTGGCACCTTATTTCTGTGGTGCTTTACAGGTTTCTAAATGTTGTCTCACGCGCAGCTTAATCTGTTCCTCACGGAGCTCGTGCGACAGGGCACGGCAGCTCGATGGGCGTACTCTGCCATCCTGCTCAGAAACCGGCAACGACCGGGCTCTCGCCCGAACCACCGTGGGCGAAGGCCTTAGCCACTGGAGTGCGCCAGGAAGGCTCCGGGAGGTCCCGGGTGTCACGGGGCGAAACGAGGCCGCATGCCATGAACTAGACTGGTCCCATCGCTTGTGCTTTCGCTTCACAATCTCTTTCAGAATCACGGTGAAACAtacattttctttgctcttccttctctccGGGTTATTTTAGAGCGATACGCACAAGCAGAAGAGGTCTACCAGGAAGCGCTGAAGCGAGCAAAGCTGAAGAGAGATGAGGTCTCTGTGCAGCACATCAGGGAGGAGCTGGCCGAGCTGTCACGGAAAAGCAGACCTGTGTCGTAACCTTCCCAAGCTCTAGACCCCTCTTTCTGTGTTGTGGGGAATTTACAGTAACAAACACCTCTCATTCCAGTCCCAGTGGCACCCTAATCAATGGCTTAAGTCCTTTGTCCTTGATACTGAAGTCCCCTCCCCTGAGCCTTGCTGGGGGACAAGCTGTACACGCTGTGTACACTGCTGCGTTTGCTTTGCGAAGAAAACTTGCCCCCCCACCTGACTGATTTTGCTTCTGCGGACGGGTGTCAGTTAATGCTTTCCGTTGCAGCAGACGGCTGGCTGGTGAGGTGCTGTCCATGCTGGTCCGAGAATAACTCTAGATTGAGAGGGGCCAGTTTCCctctggggtggggtctgctATTTCAGCCAGGCATCTCTCCCATAAGATTTTTGTCCACTGATTGATTTGCTGCCTTCTCTTATCAATACCTGGCAGACCAGAGCTACCGGTCTCATGGCAAAGGGGGATGACGGTGAGTTATTTTCTCTTATAATCTATCTCCTGAAGCCCAGTGTGGGATTTAATGCGTAAAAAAGTAGTATCTTGGCTTGCCAGCAGCATGAAGTTTTAAAGTGGGAATTAGGCACTTGAAAGTATAGCGCCCATTTGATTATAAATAAAAGCGAACTGTATGTTTTTGTATGTACCATCTGCTTATATACGACTGTGAAAAAAGGAGGGCAAGGAGTGACGACCCCCTGCGTCCCTGCTCTCTGAGCATTCACTCCTCTGCAGCCGGTCACGGGTGTCCCAGGCCCTCTGACCGAGTGGGGCCCTGTAGGCGTAGCGCTGAAACCCTCCCAGTCGTTGTGGCGTGTCCCACTGCTGCTGTAGAGGAACCAGTGCCCTGGACCCGAGCTCAGGCTTTTGGAGTTTGGGTCTCAGTATCCTCGTCTGTAGTGAGAGTCTCTCTTAGCCCTGGGAGCATGCATTTGGCGGATGACCTTACCTGGATAGGCCGCTGTGTTGAGAGCTTTATCACACTGCCTCAGAGTACGTAAAGTACACAACACAGGGGGCATCGATGGTGTTTTCATCCCAGCAGTTTTGCGGTTCTTCTAGGTACCACGAAGGAACCCTGTTGTTGCTGGTATGCCCGTggcggtggtggggggggggggggcgggcggtgGGGGATAAACTGACAGTTGGGTTCCTGTGTACATACTGAGAGAATCCTTTCATAATAAACTAGACACTCTGCAATAATAGTGTATGTATTCCATAATCTTTGAGTTtctcataaaaaaataatttactaaagagttagttaataaaagtaaaatacaggGATTAGACTAAAACTATCATCTTAACATTGCGGATGTATCCATCTTCCCACTTTAATCACTCAAGTCTGACTCTGGAGAGACAAACTTTAACTCACGTTGAGTTTCAGTGCAACCAGTCTTCATTTATTagtgactttaaaaaattgtcaacTACTCACCTTCTGCATTGAGAACGTTTTTACCTCCTCACAGTTGCAGGAGTTACTGAAAGGGAGGTTTTTCGCTCCAGGTTTTACTGAGAATTTCTGAGCCTCCTCAGTGATGCGGCGCCCGGTCCCGGAACACCTGCGGGAGTTTTCAGAAAGCCCCTGTGCACGCGCTGCGGTCACTACAGTTCACTGCACTGAGGCAGCAAAACGAGGAGGACTGGCCTGCCACTGACGGGGCTGAATCCAAAGGTGAACCGTTCACAGTAGCATGAAAACTTGAACTATCTCACTGGAGCTTTCAGGGCATGGATAGTTGAAGAAAGAATCACCCAGCACACCCACATTCAAGCACGACGCATCTTCTCCTCATGAACACACGGTGGACACCGGCTGGCTGTCACAGTTCTGTGAACCGTAACTTCGTTCTGGGGGCTAAAAGAAAGCCACCTGCCAGGCTGTAGCTTCAGAACCCTGGGGTCTCAGCCCTCAGCGTCCCACCTCGGTTCACAGCTGATTTGGCCAGGTCACGTCACGCCGGGGTGGGCCTCCACCTCCCACACGGTCTGCCCCCTCCGCAGACCTGCACTCTGTCCTGCCCTTGTTCTGAACCGAGGCGGGACCGTGGGTTTTGTCTCCCGTTGCGGGATCTCTTCTCCAGGTGGCGGCAGGTGAAGTAAAACAACTTGCACTGTGATGAGGAGGGGTGAGTGGTCAACAGCCGCTCCCTTTGGGTCCTGAGTGGAGCTGCACAGGTCGACGCACAGGGCTCTGATCTGACGTGTTCTCAAGAACTAGTCATAGAAAAATACCAGCATCATCTCTTTGGGACTGttgacaaatataattaaaatctaaaatattactAGTacctaaacaaaattttaagcaAAAACCTTAAGTTACTGTTTTTCATTCACATTAaaactttttatgtatttataaagtCGTACCAGCTTTCCAGGTAGTAGGGATTTGACCACTACACCTGATCTAAAGCTTACTTTGAGGACCTCAAGCACACGCAGGTGTACAGTTCCCTTGGCTTCAGACTAGTGTCGGTCTGTGGCCCTGTCTTTGTTGCTTATTTAACCGTGTGGGCAATGTACTGAACCTGCATCCACATCTATAAAAAGGGGACAAGGTCCCCTCCACTACAAAGGAGGCGCTTAGTCAGTGGTTGTCGGACACCTGCTGTCTTCAGAGGCTTGACTACTTTTGCTGAAAAGCTCAGGTCTACTTAAGAGTCTATAAAGTGCTAGTTTTTATCATCCTGAGAGACCTCTATCTTGGTGGCATTCCCCCAAAACCATTAGCATCCGTGTGCTACAGAAGGATGCTTCAATGCTATGTTAAAgttgtatgaaaaaaaatgtttaattcaacAAGCAATTATTATTGAAGGGTAAGACTGATCCTCTAGTACCATAATGGGTTTAAAATTCAGTCTTTTAAGTTATTTGCTTCTTGAGAgtcagtgaaataaaaacatctgGCAAACTCTTGCCCACAAGGAGTCAAAGTGAACGTAAGCACAGGGTGGCACGCAGGGGAAGGACCGGCTGCTCCCCACGAGAGCTCAGGACGTGCAGCACGAAGCAAACCTGAAACACTGAGGCTCTGCGCAGATGGTAACCTCCTGACTCCACCAATAACAGATAGCAAACTAAAGGAAAGTGTAAGTTTTTCCTTTGAAACCTGAGACACCAAAAGCCTTAAATCACAAATAATCTACTGTAGCTAATGGACAGGGCAGTCagatttatttcaaaacaaaagctTTGTTGGGCTGCATCAAATGCAGGAGAAAAGGAGTTCTTGGGCGTGGTTAATTACCAGTGTGCATAACAGTGAGGTATGCCTCAAGCCTTTAAAACGTTAAAAACTGAACTATAACAATACCCATGCAGTACTATTTTTCAGtgcttctaattttaaaaaaattaaagcctgCACTGGAAATTTACAGTATGGCAgaattttgtttctccttttgacCCTAATACGTTAACGTACAGATTTTATGACAGGGTCTGTGTTAAAAATCTAAACATTTATCACAAGATTTTAAACATCACTGGGAATCTGAGTTTGGAGGAAACAAAATTGGATAAAAGTACAATGCCCGTGACAGCCAACATTGTATAACTGGGCTGTATGAGGTTGTTTAGAAGGCAAAGGTTAAAAAGacgagatttttaaaaattacccccCGAGTTGATGCGCTGAGTTGAATATAAGTACACGAGATACTAGAGCGAGGGGAAACACTGCAAAAAGGTCATCTATTTACAGAAGAGTGATTTAAAGACATTCTTTACAAACAGATGTAAGAACAGGAattatccactttttaaaaactctacatTCCAATCCTCCACTATTATAATAATCCACTGAACTGCCTATATCAGGGCAGCCTTTTCCCCTCATTGGACTCTTGAAATAAACTTCCATCATTTCGTCGTCGTCTGTGGCCCAGGCTCTCCTGAAAAGTCTCTGGGCACAAGTCCTAGGAGGGCAGGCTTTTGGCCTGCAATTAAAACTGAAACCACCAGAAACTAgagcccctcccccgcccggGGGGCCCCGGGACCCCTTCCCGCAGGTCAGTCGCTGTCGGACAGCGTCTCATACTGCGCGGAGAGCAGCGGGGCCGGCTCCCGATCCCAGATCCTGCTCGGCGGGTGAGGGGCGGCGGGGCTGGCGGCGGCGGGCGCACAGGCGGTGGGCGCGGGCGGCGTGCTGCTGAGCATCCGCATGGTCAGGGGGTTGTAGGGGAACTGCGTCGAgcctgtgggaggaggaggggaggttaTACGCGCTCGGCCTCTGCTCCGGACGGTGGGACCCCCTAATGAGGCTGTGATGGAAGCGGTGTTCGAAGCCGCGCTAACCGAGGCCCTGACGTCGGCTGCTTTCAGACTCCCAGCAGCTCCTCACCTGTTGAGGAGGGCCTGTCCTCCCAGGCCCAGCCTGGCGTCTGCCTGTGGTAATCGCCTTCTGAGTGCACAGAGGAGGCCGAGGAGGGCCGTTCAGCTCCCAAGTAGCCTTGCCCCGGGATAGGAGATTTCGATTTTCTGCTGTTTGACTTGCTGATCAGCTTTGGTTTGCAAACTCCtcctaaaagtgaaataaattattaCTGCTGATATTTAGTAATTATGTTCTCAACTTTAAAATCTACCAAAATGCTGATGATTATCtaatgctaagtgaaggaagcaaaATGGTAGCATGAAGAATCCAAATCCTAGGGCCTAATGAAgtaaaaaagtaatatttaaaagaaagccaGAATTTACTTATAGCAGCTAAAGTCAAAAAGGGGTATGTCCTCATGCCATAAACTCAGAAACATGTAATGAAGGAACTAGCATTTCTGGAACATCATTTCTTTCTTGGCCTTGGAGCACAGAAACTGCTTAAGGAAATGAAAGCTGCCTGACAAACATCTTAAATCCTCACTTTCTCCTCCCCAACCAgtttacagaggaggaagaaaactgTAGAACAGAAGCCCCTTCAGGGCACTACTGGACCTCAGCAGAGCCTGACAAGTCAAGGTGGCCCTTTCTGCTTCTCCAGGCTGTACAGCTGATGAACTCAGCAGAAGTTCGCAGGAGTGGGAAGCCCCAAGTGGGCTCTAGAACAAAACGTTAAAAAGATCTCAGAGGAGATGAGAGTCCAGGTCACCAGCACTTGTCTTCCTCAGCCCGAGCAGTACAGTTTCGCCCTGCCCCCAGTCCT
This Balaenoptera acutorostrata chromosome 20, mBalAcu1.1, whole genome shotgun sequence DNA region includes the following protein-coding sequences:
- the TTC19 gene encoding tetratricopeptide repeat protein 19, mitochondrial isoform X3; this translates as MKDEPAEAELILHDALHLAYKSDNKKAITYTYDLMANLAFIRGQLENAEKLFKATMSHLLGGGMQQEDNAIIEISLKLATIYAAQNRQELALAGYEFCISTLEEKIEREKELSEDTLSVEEKANTHLLLGMCLDSYARYLLFSKQPSQAQRMYEKALQISEEILGERHPQTIVLLSDLAASLDAQGRSDEACVHAQRASDLARQGEHPELHVLLRNLAAVLTHGERYAQAEEVYQEALKRAKLKRDEVSVQHIREELAELSRKSRPVS